A region of Paenibacillus sp. JNUCC-31 DNA encodes the following proteins:
- a CDS encoding DUF4870 domain-containing protein, whose protein sequence is MSPMKSSSGLDENIAGMLCYLFTFVGGIVFLAVEKRSRFVLFHALQSATVFGLIMVGHVLCAFLPLFGPLLASLLSLLGVVVWLLMVVTSLQGKWLKLPWVGDFAEKQMRHL, encoded by the coding sequence ATGTCCCCCATGAAATCATCAAGCGGTCTGGATGAGAATATTGCCGGCATGCTCTGTTATCTGTTCACTTTTGTAGGCGGAATCGTCTTTCTGGCTGTAGAGAAACGAAGCCGATTCGTTCTGTTTCATGCACTTCAATCCGCCACGGTATTTGGCCTCATTATGGTCGGTCATGTGTTGTGTGCATTTCTCCCACTGTTTGGTCCACTGCTGGCATCGCTGTTGTCCCTGCTTGGCGTAGTGGTCTGGCTTCTCATGGTAGTCACCAGTCTGCAAGGCAAATGGCTGAAGCTGCCATGGGTCGGAGACTTTGCAGAGAAACAGATGCGGCATCTGTAA